In Salinibacterium sp. ZJ70, one DNA window encodes the following:
- a CDS encoding DUF3159 domain-containing protein, with translation MAGVPDDAEPRDAASHETPAEPSLSEVFAAAARRSGLGHVTPGQAPTASALLGAIGGARGLVESILPGFLFLIVYTFTQEVVPSVVAPIVIAVLFIAVRAVQRQPVIPAIAGAIGIGISAGLALTTGRAEDNFVVGLSINAIMVAVMLVSIAVRRPLIGVVAGLLTGDDDWRADAAKRKVALVATILWAALPALRLIVQLPLYLAENAQGLAATKLIMGVPLYAILLWVTWLLVRSAWTASRAADQPEDA, from the coding sequence ATGGCCGGGGTGCCTGACGACGCAGAGCCCCGCGACGCCGCATCCCACGAGACCCCCGCTGAGCCATCGCTCAGCGAGGTCTTCGCGGCCGCAGCCCGGCGTTCCGGTCTCGGACATGTGACGCCGGGGCAGGCGCCCACGGCATCCGCGCTTCTCGGCGCCATCGGCGGCGCGCGCGGGCTCGTGGAGTCGATCCTGCCGGGCTTTCTCTTCCTGATCGTCTACACGTTCACGCAGGAGGTCGTGCCGTCGGTCGTCGCGCCGATCGTGATCGCGGTGCTGTTCATCGCCGTCCGCGCGGTGCAGCGTCAGCCCGTGATCCCCGCCATCGCGGGTGCGATCGGCATCGGCATCTCCGCCGGCCTCGCTCTCACGACGGGGCGCGCGGAGGACAACTTCGTCGTCGGCCTCAGCATCAACGCGATCATGGTCGCGGTGATGCTCGTGAGCATCGCGGTCCGTCGCCCGCTCATCGGCGTGGTCGCTGGGCTGCTCACCGGTGACGACGATTGGCGCGCCGATGCCGCCAAGCGCAAGGTCGCCCTGGTGGCGACGATCCTCTGGGCTGCGCTGCCCGCGCTCCGGCTCATCGTGCAGCTTCCGCTGTACCTCGCCGAGAACGCGCAGGGGCTGGCGGCCACGAAGCTCATCATGGGCGTGCCGCTCTACGCGATCCTGCTGTGGGTGACGTGGCTTCTTGTTCGCAGCGCCTGGACGGCGAGCCGTGCGGCGGATCAGCCGGAAGACGCGTAG